The Pseudomonas fulva 12-X sequence GCAGATGCGTCAGCGCATGCGCAATCGGCGCTTCGCTCTGAAGGCGCACCAGGAAACCCTGCGTGGCATGATGCGCCAGCTGGAAGACATGGTGGCCACCGACGAGCTCACTGGCCTGTTCAACCGACGCCATTTCCTGCGCATGGCCGCCCAGGCGCTCGAGAGCCTGACACCCTTGAGCCAGCACGGCCTGGCGCTGATCGACCTGGATCACTTCAAGAGCATCAACGACCGCTACGGCCATGCCGCCGGTGATCGCGTGCTGCAGGCGTTCGCCGGGGTGGCTAGCGCCTGTCTGCGCGAGGGCGACGTGATTGCCCGCTACGGCGGAGAAGAGTTCGTGCTGCTGATTCCCGATACCGATGCCGACGCCTTCATGGCCTGTTGCGAGCGCCTGCGCGTGGCCTTCAGTGAGTGCGAGCCGGTTAATGTTAAGGTGACCAACCTAAGCCTTTCCGTGGGAATGACCCTGGTGACCCTGTACGATGATCTCGACGACGCCCTGCACCGGGCCGACCAAGCGCTCTATGAGGCCAAACGTAGCGGTCGCAACCGTAGCGCCTCGACCTGGCAGCTGACCGATGCCCCAGCTGCGACTGAGTGATCGCTGCTGGGACGTCGCCCCGGCCAGCAATCTTCTCGACGCGCTACTTGCCGCCGGTGTGCCGGTGCCTTACAGCTGCCGCGCCGGCAGTTGCCAGGCCTGCCTGGTGCGCTGCGTGGCTGGTGAGCCACAGGATGCCAAACCCGATGCGCTGGATGTGGCGCGCCGCGAGCAGGGCTGGCGGCTGGCCTGTCAGTGCAGCGTGGTAGAGCCGCTGCAGCTGGAGGTTTTCGATCCCACCCGTGATGCCATGCCCGCGCAGATTCAGGCGCTGGACTGGCTGAGCGAGCGCGTCGTGCGCCTGCGCCTCGTGCCGCAGCAACCCATGCGTTACCGGGCCGGCCAGCATCTGCTGCTGTGGACGGCGGACGGCATCGCCCGGCCTTACTCGCTCGCCAGCCTGCCCGGCGAGGACGCCTGGCTGGAGTTTCATATCGATTGCGGCCGGCCCGGCGCCTTTTGCGATGCCGTTCGCCAGCTGCAGGTCGGCGACAGTCTGCGCCTGGGCGCGTTGAGCGGCGCGGCCCTGCACTACGACCCGGACTGGCAGGAGAAACCGCTGTGGCTGCTCGGCGCCGGCACCGGCCTGGCGCCCCTGTGGGCGGTATTGCGCGAGGCGCTACGCCAGGAACATCAGGGGCCCATTCGCGTGGTGCATGTGACCAGCGCGCCTACTCAGCATTACCTGGCCAGCGCTCTGCAGGAGGTCGCCAGCCGGCACGAACAGGTACAGATCGAGCTGATCGATGCAGCCGCCTTGCCGGCATTTCTGGGCAATCTGCGCCCCGCATCGCGGCAAACGGTCGCGTTGCTCTGTGGCGGTCCGCAAACCGTCGATGCGCTTTCGCGGCGCCTGTATCTGGCTGGCTTGCCACGCGGCCAGCTGTTCAGTGACCTGTTTCTGCCTCACGCCTGAACGCTGAAAAAATGAAAAGGCCCGCATCGATGCGGGCCTTCCTGTTGCTGCGCCAGTCCTCAGACCAGAACGTCACCGACATGCAGGATCTTCATGCCGTTGGTGCCACCAATGGTGTGGTAGCTGTCGCCCTTGGTGAGGATCACCCAGTCGCCTTGCTCGACCAGGCCGCGCTTGAGCAGCTCGTCCACCGCCGCCTGGCTGACTTCGCCGGCCGGCAGGGCCGCCGGGTCGAACGGGATGGTGTACACGCCGCGGAACATCGCCGAGCGCGCCTGGGTATCGCGGTGCGGGGAGAAGGAGTAGATCGGCACCGAGGAGCGGATGCGCGACATGACCAGCGGGGTGTAACCGCTTTCGGTCAGGGCGATGATCGCCTTCACGCCCGGGAAGTGGTTGGCGGTGTACATGGCCGCCAGGGCGATGCTCTCGTCGCAGCGCTCGAAGGTCTTGCCGATGCGATGGCTGGAGCTCTTGCCGGTCGGGTGACGCTCGGCGCCCAGGCAGATACGCGCCATGGCCTGCACGGCTTCCAGCGGGTAGGCGCCGGCGGCGCTCTCGGCCGACAGCATGACCGCGTCGGTGTAGTCGAGCACGGCGTTGGCTACGTCGGACACCTCGGCACGGGTCGGCATCGGGTTCTGGATCATCGACTCCATCATCTGGGTCGCGACGATCACCGCCTTGTTGTGGCGACGTGCGTGCAGAATGATCTTCTTCTGGATGCCGACCAGCTCGGCGTCGCCGATTTCCACACCGAGGTCACCACGGGCGACCATCACCACGTCGCTGGCCTTGATCAGACCGTCGAGGGTTTCGTCGTTGGCTACCGCTTCGGCACGCTCGATCTTGGCGACCAGCCAGGCCTTGCCGCCGGCTTCGTCACGCAGCTGGCGGGCGTATTCCATGTCCGCCGCATCACGGGGGAAGGAAACGGCCAGGTAGTCCAGGTCCATTTCGGCAGCGAGCTTGATGTCGGCCTTGTCTTTCTCGGTTAGGGCCGGGGCGGTCAGGCCGCCACCGCGACGGTTGATGCCCTTGTGGTCGGACAGCGGGCCGCCGATCAGCACGACGCATTCGAGGGTGTCGGGGGTGGTGCTTTCCACGCGCATGACCACGCGACCATCGTCGAGCAGCAGTTCGTCGCCCACGCCGCAATCCTTGACCAGATCCGGGTAGTCGATGCCGACAACCTGCTGGTTGCCTTCGGTCAGCGGATGGCTGGTGGAGAAGGTGAAGCGGTCACCGACCTGCAGTTCGATACGCTTGTTGGCGAACTTGGCGATACGGATCTTCGGGCCTTGCAGGTCGCCCAGCAGAGCCACGTGGCGGCCATGCTTGGCGGCGATGTCGCGTACCAGCTGGGCGCGTGCCTTGTGCTCTTCCGGGGTGCCGTGGGAG is a genomic window containing:
- a CDS encoding GGDEF domain-containing protein, with the translated sequence MTSSNRPLNQKTLQRLLIKRFALAVATYLTISVVVVLAYFCDLFRAPGIAVAAVLVATFATQALLLGLFLSGRNLRFSDPSLTEAQVLISLVLTTTLVAMIDYGRGALLVVYPMSMLFGLFQLRTWVFFRCAFMAFIGFVGINLYEYQAGTLRDVSLAVLQTGMLALVLIWLNLFAWYMQQMRQRMRNRRFALKAHQETLRGMMRQLEDMVATDELTGLFNRRHFLRMAAQALESLTPLSQHGLALIDLDHFKSINDRYGHAAGDRVLQAFAGVASACLREGDVIARYGGEEFVLLIPDTDADAFMACCERLRVAFSECEPVNVKVTNLSLSVGMTLVTLYDDLDDALHRADQALYEAKRSGRNRSASTWQLTDAPAATE
- a CDS encoding iron-sulfur-binding ferredoxin reductase, which codes for MPQLRLSDRCWDVAPASNLLDALLAAGVPVPYSCRAGSCQACLVRCVAGEPQDAKPDALDVARREQGWRLACQCSVVEPLQLEVFDPTRDAMPAQIQALDWLSERVVRLRLVPQQPMRYRAGQHLLLWTADGIARPYSLASLPGEDAWLEFHIDCGRPGAFCDAVRQLQVGDSLRLGALSGAALHYDPDWQEKPLWLLGAGTGLAPLWAVLREALRQEHQGPIRVVHVTSAPTQHYLASALQEVASRHEQVQIELIDAAALPAFLGNLRPASRQTVALLCGGPQTVDALSRRLYLAGLPRGQLFSDLFLPHA
- the pyk gene encoding pyruvate kinase, whose protein sequence is MTVRRTKIVATLGPASNSPQMLEKLILAGLDVARLNFSHGTPEEHKARAQLVRDIAAKHGRHVALLGDLQGPKIRIAKFANKRIELQVGDRFTFSTSHPLTEGNQQVVGIDYPDLVKDCGVGDELLLDDGRVVMRVESTTPDTLECVVLIGGPLSDHKGINRRGGGLTAPALTEKDKADIKLAAEMDLDYLAVSFPRDAADMEYARQLRDEAGGKAWLVAKIERAEAVANDETLDGLIKASDVVMVARGDLGVEIGDAELVGIQKKIILHARRHNKAVIVATQMMESMIQNPMPTRAEVSDVANAVLDYTDAVMLSAESAAGAYPLEAVQAMARICLGAERHPTGKSSSHRIGKTFERCDESIALAAMYTANHFPGVKAIIALTESGYTPLVMSRIRSSVPIYSFSPHRDTQARSAMFRGVYTIPFDPAALPAGEVSQAAVDELLKRGLVEQGDWVILTKGDSYHTIGGTNGMKILHVGDVLV